From Montipora foliosa isolate CH-2021 chromosome 6, ASM3666993v2, whole genome shotgun sequence, a single genomic window includes:
- the LOC138005711 gene encoding uncharacterized protein, whose product MRGEKVVVYCALILISYIALCCGQNNATNNSALADPNKLNCTVYNVTLKLPNVTFNDDLVNAHSPEFIQLRTDFEVGILQVYDGYQPFIGVTTLKFSKAPDGKAIVHFCLEFSNNGSHLPNLTQAITTGQLGKLTPVQVAPKLGQAACYKAPAPPVCPIPCPSACAPSCYSSCCQQGYQQTFYIPPPPPPPPIPPPLALPAPCPPPCPPTCAAAGCSPACCNTMYRQQPPVNYGKRHRTPKPAKGDKKHHISLKRHRKN is encoded by the exons ATGAGGGGCGAGAAAGTTGTTGTGTACTGTGCACTCATCCTGATTTCTTACATAGCACTTTGTTGCGGACAAAACA ACGCCACCAACAACAGTGCTCTGGCGGACCCTAACAAATTAAACT GTACAGTTTACAATGTGACGCTAAAGCTTCCGAATGTCACCTTTAATGACGATTTAGTCAATGCACATTCACCTGAGTTTATCCAGCTTAGAACGGACTTTGAAGTTGGA ATTTTACAGGTTTATGACGGATACCAGCCTTTCATTGGAGTCACAACTCTAAAATTCAG TAAAGCTCCTGACGGCAAAGCCATCGTCCACTTTTGTCTGGAATTCAGCAACAACGGATCTCATCTTCCTAACTTGACACAAGCTATAACGACTGGTCAGCTGGGCAAACTAACTCCTGTTCAAGTTGCCCCGAAACTTGGTCAAGCAG CTTGTTACAAAGCGCCAGCCCCACCCGTGTGCCCGATTCCTTGTCCATCTGCTTGTGCCCCTTCCTGCTACAGTTCCTGTTGTCAGCAAGGCTACCAACAGACCTTTTACATTCCACCACCTCCGCCTCCACCCCCAATACCTCCTCCTCTTGCTCTCCCAGCCCCGTGCCCTCCTCCTTGTCCCCCAACCTGTGCAGCCGCAGGATGCAGTCCCGCCTGCTGTAACACTATGTACAGACAGCAGCCACCTGTCAATTACGGTAAACGCCACCGTACACCCAAGCCTGCCAAGGGTGATAAGAAACATCATATCTCCCTCAAACGACATAGAAAAAACTGA
- the LOC138005710 gene encoding galanin receptor 2a-like — translation MNNTVSNTTGATDCRSVKCQFPYEVRVIIILLFTLIFLPSLVGNCSFMSIILQQKRLRRSSTNFSILSLSFANVLITFICIPVFVLHVFILGKWVFGLIACKLVVFVQNVATNAAIFTLVIIGVEKFLVVHFPFHVRSQRTKVRYLVLGGWIIGIIQSSVYLSYRTVREMNGVPYCIEDWPSFQTRQRFNVVQAVALRFVPLTFMICLHVVTIFKIKARINCRRGNAEQDDIESISQMVQVSPQALKTRKKAVVMLVVVVIVSAWTLFPHDAYVCWRMLESTAKPSFTSNMIYIATVWLAFFNSCCQPIIFGLMSSQYRKAAKRALSWKSSASSRNRSSITKRNRQVPVILTAAPSGST, via the coding sequence ATGAACAATACAGTCTCTAACACGACCGGTGCAACAGATTGTCGATCAGTGAAATGCCAATTTCCATATGAGGTCAGAGTAATCATCATCTTGCTTTTCACCTTGATTTTTCTTCCATCCCTCGTCGGCAACTGTTCCTTCATGTCCATTATACTACAGCAGAAACGTCTTCGAAGGAGCTCGACGAACTTTTCTATCCTTAGCCTCAGCTTTGCGAACGTTCTGATCACGTTCATTTGCATCCCTGTCTTCGTTCTTCATGTATTTATCTTGGGCAAGTGGGTTTTTGGTTTGATAGCCTGTAAGCTTGTCGTGTTTGTGCAAAACGTTGCCACCAATGCTGCCATTTTCACCCTCGTGATAATTGGGGTCGAGAAATTCTTGGTCGTTCATTTTCCGTTCCATGTGCGTTCCCAACGAACGAAAGTTCGATACCTCGTCCTTGGGGGATGGATCATTGGAATTATTCAGTCTTCAGTTTACCTGAGCTATAGAACAGTAAGGGAGATGAATGGAGTTCCTTACTGCATTGAAGACTGGCCTTCATTTCAAACTCGGCAGAGATTTAACGTTGTTCAAGCAGTTGCCTTGCGTTTTGTTCCTCTCACGTTTATGATATGCCTCCACGTTGTCACCATCTTTAAGATCAAAGCAAGGATAAACTGTCGCCGAGGAAACGCAGAACAAGACGACATCGAATCTATCTCGCAGATGGTTCAAGTAAGCCCCCAAGCCCTCAAAACCAGAAAGAAAGCTGTTGTTATgttggttgtggtggtcatcgTATCGGCATGGACTCTGTTTCCTCATGATGCCTATGTATGCTGGAGGATGTTGGAAAGCACCGCAAAGCCATCGTTTACAAGCAATATGATCTACATCGCAACCGTGTGGCTGGCCTTCTTCAATAGCTGCTGTCAGCCTATTATCTTCGGACTTATGAGCTCCCAATATCGCAAGGCGGCCAAAAGAGCGCTGTCTTGGAAATCATCAGCGTCCAGTAGAAATCGCTCGAGTATAACGAAGAGGAACCGACAGGTCCCGGTAATCTTGACGGCGGCCCCTTCAGGATCCACTTAG
- the LOC138005736 gene encoding uncharacterized protein, with product MLKVKVDSGVQGNELLLRIYKNMFPGQMDEDGLPTEPLPSEDYPPHASYICSSYIVKYTQVLTESLFQQLRVNVTFSCYTQNGLKELGNSMANTHIFQQRMDFILEKCPGTVGIADGMAVHGFTEKEHDVNLHNVILVAPQHGLVFNLDKCMIKD from the exons ATGCTAAAAGTGAAGGTAGATAGTGGTGTACAGGGAAATGAGCTGCTTTTGCGAATTTATAAGAACATGTTTCCAGGTCAAATGGATGAGGATGGCCTTCCAACAG AGCCCCTGCCATCTGAGGATTACCCACCTCATGCCAGCTACATCTGTTCGAGTTACATTGTGAAATACACACAGGTTCTCACAGAAAGTCTTTTCCAGCAATTAAGAGTAAACGTGACCTTCAGCTGTTATACCCAAAACGGTTTGAAGGAATTGGGAAATTCGATGGCGAATACCCACATTTTTCAACAGAGGATGGACTTCATCCTGGAGAAATGTCCTGGAACAGTTGGTATTGCCGATGGCATGGCAGTACATGGCTTTACTGAGAAAGAACATGATGTCAATTTACACAACGTGATCCTTGTTGCACCGCAACATGGGCTTGTTTTCAACCTGGACAAGTGCATGATTAAAGATTAA